In the genome of Triticum urartu cultivar G1812 chromosome 5, Tu2.1, whole genome shotgun sequence, one region contains:
- the LOC125506245 gene encoding E3 ubiquitin-protein ligase EL5-like yields the protein MSGNPVAGAPGAPEPYAPQATYNFSARLALTVSLVILMITVVVVVIPLMVYLMITRSRRGGGHGLAGGVLRSVGVIRSRRHGLDASALSALPVTAYRKESGAAARAECAVCLAELADGDEARELPNCGHLFHLECVDAWLRTRTTCPLCRAQAAGLPGEHGKAQSSSSSVAAAEPALNGAAGGSLTVTVHGGSPCTGKDALGSTSGSPC from the coding sequence ATGTCAGGGAACCCAGTGGCCGGCGCGCCGGGTGCTCCCGAGCCGTATGCGCCGCAGGCGACCTACAACTTCAGCGCCCGCCTCGCGCTCACCGTCTCTTTGGTCATCCTGATGAtcaccgtcgtcgtcgtcgtcatccctCTCATGGTTTACCTCATGATCACCCGGTCACGCAGAGGCGGCGGCCACGGCCTCGCCGGCGGCGTCCTCCGGTCCGTTGGCGTGATCCGCAGCCGGCGGCACGGGTTGGACGCGTCCGCGCTCTCGGCGCTGCCGGTCACCGCGTACCGGAAGGAGAGCGGGGCTGCCGCGAGGGCTGAGTGCGCCGTGTGCCTGGCCGAGCTCGCCGACGGAGACGAGGCGCGCGAGCTGCCCAACTGCGGCCACCTGTTCCACTTGGAGTGCGTCGACGCCTGGCTGCGCACCAGGACGACGTGCCCTCTCTGCCGGGCCCAGGCAGCGGGACTGCCCGGCGAGCACGGGAAGGCAcagtcgtcgtcgtcgtcggtgGCGGCCGCGGAGCCAGCGTTGAATGGTGCTGCCGGAGGAAGCTTGACCGTGACCGTGCATGGTGGCTCTCCGTGTACCGGGAAAGACGCGCTGGGGTCAACATCGGGATCTCCCTGCTAG